The DNA window GCCAGAAAAGTTAAGTAGTAATTCTTGGGTGCAAAACGTTGAACGTAATGTTTTATATATGCGTTATGGTATATTCGACTTATTTAACTGGTTAACAATTATTTCTATTCTTAAAAAGTATAAAATTTACGTCCTTTATTATAATAATCGTGAGAATAACATATATGATCAATTTTATTCATATATTCATTTCATAGGATCAAGAGTACCTTTATTATTATTATCTATATTTCGACAGCCTCGTTTCATTATGGCATTTATAAAACATAATTTATTGAACAAATGATAACTGATATAAGTTTTAGTATCATAACTCCTGTATATAATAGAGAGGATTGTATACTTCGATGCTTAGAAAGTGTGACAAGACAAAATTTAATTAATATTGAACATCTTATAGTTGATGATGGATCAACAGATAAAACGTTAGAACTGGTAAAAAAATATTCTAAGAATCATTTTGATGTTACTGTTTTTAGTTTTAAAAAAAACAAAGGAGTAAATGCAGCTAGGAATTTCGCCATTAAACAATGCAAGAAAAAATATATAATATTTCTTGATAGTGATGATTATATGTGTGAAAACGCTTTAGAAACTATTTTAAAAAAAATAAATTTATATCCTGGATATATGCATTATTTATTTGCACAAAATGATCGGCATAATTATTACATCTCTAATCCATTACTTAAATGTGAATCAACAGAAATTGAATTCAATGATTGGATAATGGAAAAAATATCAGGAGATTTTCTTCATGTGATGTCCCGTGAAATGGTTCAACAGTTTTCATTCAATGAAAAATTGAGAATTTATGAGGATTTATGTTTTATGCAAATGTATAGATATTCTAGAAAGCAACGGTTTATAAATTTAACTCTCGTTAATAGAGAAAGAGATAGATACGATTCTGTGACTAAAGAAACAGCTTTAAAAAATTCTAATGCAATAAAGTTTCAATATGAATATTTGAAACAGATGATTACTATTTTTGAAATTGATTACAGAAAATACAATGTTGCAAAATTAAATTCCATGATTAATAGATGCTTGATTTTTAGTCTTGCTTTATCCGATTACGAATTTTATAGAAAAGAATCGAAGCGCTATAAAATAAATAATTTGATAGGTTACTTAATTTGCAAATTAAGATTAGGTTGGTTTCTGAGGTTTTTGATTATAATCTATTCATGGATTAAACATGTTATCTGAATATGAAATTAATTAGAAAAGCTGCATTATATATTAAAGAATGCAGAAAGAATGATTGTGATATCTTTTTAGTTATTTTGAGATATGTATACTATAAATCAATTTATAATAAGAAAATTATAGCTCATCAAAAAGTCAAAATTGAAGGAATAAATAATATAATAACTAAGGCAAATCTACATATTGGAGATTTTTATATTGGCTTTAGTATGAAAAATGATCCAACATTACTGAATATTCGAGGAAAAATGATAATAAATGGTCCATATAGTATTGGGCGCGGATGCCGTTTCGATATTGCTGAAAATGCAACTCTAATAATAGGTAATGGAGGATTTATCAATGCCAATAGTATAATCAGCATATCAAGTGGATTAAAAATTGGTAACGATTGTTCCATATCTTGGGGATGCCAGTTTATCGATAGTGATTTCCACATTATAAACTATGAAAGAAAAATTGAAAGATCAAACGAAATTCTCATTGGTAATCATGTTTGGATTGGTTGCAATGCTTGTCTTTTAAAAGGAACTGTCATTCCTGATAACTGCGTTATCGCTGCAAACTCAGTAGTATCTGGCATTTTTAAAGAAAAATCTGTTCTAATCGGTGGTAATCTAGCTAAGATTATTAGACGAGATATAACATGGAAAGCCTAATTAAAATTGAATCATGAAAATATTACATCTCATTTTCTCATTAAATATTGGAGGTGCTGAGTCTATGTTGGTTGACATTGCAAATTATCAGGCCTACAATAATGATGTCTATGTTTATATAATAAATTCTGAATATAATCAAATATTACTTAATAGCTTTAACTCAAAAGTAAATATACGCCTTTTTAATAGAAAAGTTAATAGCAAGAATTTGATTAAAATAATAGAAATAAATAATGCTATATTGCAATTTAATCCTGAAATAATTCATTGTCACGATTCCAATATTATAAACTTTCTATTTGTTAGTTATTTTTATAAAACGTTATTAACAGTACATGATATCAATTTACCTTTAATCGGTATAAAAAGATATAATAAAGTTATTGCTATTTCGTCTACTGTAAAAAAGCACCTTTTGAATAGAAAA is part of the uncultured Bacteroides sp. genome and encodes:
- a CDS encoding acyltransferase, producing the protein MKLIRKAALYIKECRKNDCDIFLVILRYVYYKSIYNKKIIAHQKVKIEGINNIITKANLHIGDFYIGFSMKNDPTLLNIRGKMIINGPYSIGRGCRFDIAENATLIIGNGGFINANSIISISSGLKIGNDCSISWGCQFIDSDFHIINYERKIERSNEILIGNHVWIGCNACLLKGTVIPDNCVIAANSVVSGIFKEKSVLIGGNLAKIIRRDITWKA
- a CDS encoding glycosyltransferase family 2 protein, with translation MITDISFSIITPVYNREDCILRCLESVTRQNLINIEHLIVDDGSTDKTLELVKKYSKNHFDVTVFSFKKNKGVNAARNFAIKQCKKKYIIFLDSDDYMCENALETILKKINLYPGYMHYLFAQNDRHNYYISNPLLKCESTEIEFNDWIMEKISGDFLHVMSREMVQQFSFNEKLRIYEDLCFMQMYRYSRKQRFINLTLVNRERDRYDSVTKETALKNSNAIKFQYEYLKQMITIFEIDYRKYNVAKLNSMINRCLIFSLALSDYEFYRKESKRYKINNLIGYLICKLRLGWFLRFLIIIYSWIKHVI